In Clostridium swellfunianum, a genomic segment contains:
- a CDS encoding tyrosine-type recombinase/integrase: MKEKYQWQSDISDMLISYLKEKRMTGFRFNQQEHYLKRFDEYYSRNGYSGSRLTKPMLNEFIYSAVERPSSYYLKERLMHDFALFLTKNGFHEVYVPEIKSAPQNQGTHVPYIFTEEEMAQIFHTIDSWKDSFYTNRSIIDPVFFRLLYGTGMRISEALNLLISDFSPTEGILTIYHAKNNKDRIIPLSPSLTERIIELKEKIHRYSNDSAYLFTTKNNKRIDQSTMYRRFRDYLQNAGISHTDAGPRVHDLRHNFAVKCLKGWVLSGEELTNLLPYLAAYMGHSDFRGTQYYLRLTADLYPNIINRVEADFGYVIPLGGEFDE, encoded by the coding sequence ATGAAAGAAAAATACCAATGGCAAAGCGATATCTCCGATATGCTTATATCTTATCTTAAGGAGAAACGAATGACAGGATTTCGATTTAACCAACAGGAACACTATTTGAAAAGATTCGATGAATACTACTCCAGAAATGGTTACTCAGGCTCACGCCTGACAAAACCCATGCTGAATGAATTTATTTATTCAGCTGTAGAACGTCCATCTAGCTACTACTTGAAAGAACGGCTCATGCACGATTTTGCCTTGTTCCTTACGAAGAATGGATTTCATGAAGTTTATGTGCCTGAAATCAAGTCAGCACCACAGAATCAAGGCACTCACGTACCGTATATATTTACTGAAGAAGAAATGGCACAAATCTTCCATACAATTGACTCTTGGAAGGATTCATTTTATACCAATAGGAGTATTATTGACCCTGTATTCTTTCGACTTCTTTATGGAACTGGCATGAGAATTTCTGAAGCATTAAACCTCCTCATAAGTGATTTCAGTCCTACCGAAGGTATTTTGACTATATATCACGCTAAAAATAATAAAGACCGTATAATCCCTCTTTCTCCCAGCCTAACGGAACGCATCATTGAGCTTAAGGAGAAAATCCATAGATATTCTAATGATAGTGCTTATCTATTTACTACAAAGAACAATAAAAGAATTGATCAGAGCACAATGTACCGTCGCTTTCGCGACTATCTGCAGAATGCAGGTATATCACACACAGATGCAGGACCTAGAGTACATGATTTGAGACATAATTTTGCTGTAAAGTGCCTCAAAGGCTGGGTTCTTTCAGGTGAGGAATTGACCAATCTCCTTCCATATCTTGCAGCATATATGGGGCATTCAGATTTTAGAGGTACACAATATTATCTTAGGCTAACTGCTGATCTGTATCCTAATATCATTAATCGAGTTGAAGCAGACTTTGGTTACGTTATACCGCTAGGTGGTGAGTTTGATGAATAA